Proteins encoded in a region of the Lujinxingia vulgaris genome:
- a CDS encoding serine/threonine-protein kinase translates to MAILTEGTEVAGRFVIAERIGEGGMGAVYRALQTSLDREVALKVLHSDAAFTPRARRRFGREARAVARLNHPHIASVFDFGTDNDDQTLWLAMELVDGHGLSPLKREPIDILRIVSLSDQILSALSAAHARGIIHRDLKPSNILVTRDDAGREIIKLVDFGLAATRSGDDSGLGLAGAPGGLDDEDSETAAGKRVILGTPRYMAPELFRRQPVEPRVDLYALGIILFEIFSGMPPYPGDEPREVMRGHLRAPIPRLRSREGDLPAELERTIYRLLAKNPAERYQTAAEVRDALQAVINEFSYVPWMVTGPRLGDPGLGAHPGNLSHAGFLSGYGGQTIPPSHLLAGDTSRHGPGGVPQAPLVGRERERRLIERQVRQTVSVGQGGVLFLEGEAGIGKSRLLEWARVRIEEAGVMRVASGSHARGNANFGGMRQILQTILQTTDIPVDNLAEHLAARLGPWGFSAEEADLCLQLMSPGGESAIFEERDSGERRLSVQERVFAMIERVLREAGKEKPWLLVLEDLHYSGDETFAFLQHLAVGMHLDPMPVLIVATLRAEEVDQVPEMRYALERLERLGPENVLRIPLTHLDPSDASSLVLKIAPVDDALARQIARRASGNPLHITQILGYLQESGKLQWESGEWKLAPGVDIQHELPEELAELMRYRLNRLATRSEDAEATRAILDRAAILGAGFDYALLRAFLGAEDNAPWLGRLDDVLEALVEKGFLREVGKGGRDVLEFAHVVMRDVLLKEMEGRRSLRHLHRLAAAAKKTYYGKRARERAMELVDHYRHAREPSGVYAFTVKAARAAAEGADLKRAMALYRDAKQLADTDQISIESPLIQDVSGVLSSEEVALEVAHLERRVGEYDSAREHYRRLLGDQSPAVALWARWGLGELGRLQGDLDEARTWFEAARREVKDIWQTLRTRDIRQTLQIVDTYALFGLGRLAHAQGLLPEAQRLLEDGLERAQKIQHRVLEASMLRLLTDVFWRQGNARRAEVFFRRAAILEESLGDVEAISFGQRLAADFLREVGQPKKALDLATRALEQAESLGQRHDAAYCQLTLGKLAYSRADFKAAAKHLRHAHTTFEAMRDRHGIAHCNRALAMLAFAVDRHRETHTLISEAMEGYRALSDRHGLTCARLLLGRLELAVDKPDRALKTLTDAVQHFDRIGERRLVNCARAFYALALLQNGVNGEAMLVVDQLLNDAPELALAEESFADAFDKIAPLIEDERPDLAARLRELATETSQRLGRPVAATV, encoded by the coding sequence ATGGCCATTCTCACTGAAGGAACTGAAGTCGCCGGACGTTTTGTCATCGCCGAGAGGATCGGTGAGGGCGGCATGGGCGCGGTTTACCGCGCGTTGCAGACCTCGCTCGATCGCGAGGTCGCGCTCAAAGTGCTGCACTCCGATGCGGCCTTCACGCCGCGCGCGCGCCGACGCTTTGGTCGAGAAGCCCGGGCGGTCGCCCGCCTCAACCACCCGCACATCGCCAGCGTCTTTGACTTTGGCACCGACAACGATGACCAGACCCTGTGGCTGGCCATGGAGCTGGTCGATGGCCACGGGCTCTCGCCACTCAAACGCGAGCCCATCGACATCCTGCGCATCGTCTCGCTCAGCGATCAGATCTTAAGCGCGCTCAGCGCTGCCCACGCACGCGGCATCATTCACCGCGACTTAAAACCCTCCAACATCCTGGTCACCCGCGACGACGCCGGCCGCGAGATCATCAAGCTGGTCGACTTCGGCCTGGCCGCCACCCGCTCCGGCGACGACAGCGGCCTGGGCCTGGCCGGCGCCCCCGGCGGCCTCGACGACGAGGACAGCGAAACCGCCGCCGGAAAACGCGTCATCCTGGGCACCCCGCGCTACATGGCCCCGGAGCTCTTCCGCCGCCAGCCGGTGGAACCCCGCGTCGATCTTTACGCCCTGGGCATCATCCTCTTTGAGATCTTCTCGGGCATGCCCCCCTACCCCGGCGATGAGCCCCGCGAGGTGATGCGCGGCCACCTGCGCGCGCCCATCCCCCGGCTGCGCTCCCGCGAGGGCGACCTCCCCGCAGAGCTTGAGCGCACCATCTACCGTCTGCTCGCCAAGAACCCCGCCGAGCGCTACCAGACCGCCGCCGAGGTGCGCGACGCGCTGCAGGCGGTCATCAACGAGTTCAGCTACGTGCCCTGGATGGTCACCGGCCCCAGGCTCGGTGATCCGGGCCTGGGCGCCCACCCCGGCAACCTCTCCCACGCCGGCTTTTTGAGCGGCTACGGCGGTCAGACCATCCCCCCCTCCCACCTCCTCGCCGGCGACACCTCCCGCCACGGCCCCGGCGGCGTGCCCCAGGCCCCGCTGGTCGGCCGCGAACGCGAGCGACGCCTCATCGAGCGCCAGGTCCGACAGACCGTCAGCGTCGGCCAGGGCGGCGTCCTCTTTCTGGAGGGCGAAGCCGGCATCGGCAAAAGCCGCCTGCTGGAGTGGGCCCGCGTGCGTATCGAAGAAGCCGGCGTCATGCGCGTGGCCTCCGGCTCCCACGCCCGGGGTAACGCCAACTTCGGCGGCATGCGCCAGATCCTGCAGACCATCCTGCAGACCACCGACATCCCCGTCGACAACCTCGCCGAACACCTCGCCGCCCGCCTGGGCCCCTGGGGTTTCTCGGCCGAAGAAGCCGACCTCTGCCTCCAGCTGATGAGCCCCGGCGGCGAGAGCGCCATCTTCGAAGAACGCGACTCTGGCGAGCGCCGCCTCTCCGTGCAGGAGCGCGTCTTCGCCATGATCGAGCGCGTGCTGCGCGAGGCCGGCAAAGAAAAACCCTGGCTCCTCGTCCTCGAAGATCTACATTACAGCGGCGATGAGACCTTCGCCTTTCTGCAGCACCTCGCCGTCGGCATGCACCTCGATCCGATGCCCGTGCTCATCGTCGCCACCCTGCGCGCCGAAGAGGTCGACCAGGTCCCCGAGATGCGTTACGCGCTGGAGCGCCTGGAGCGCCTCGGCCCCGAAAACGTCCTGCGCATCCCGCTCACCCACCTCGACCCCTCCGACGCCAGCTCGCTGGTGCTCAAGATCGCCCCGGTCGACGACGCCCTGGCCCGCCAGATCGCCCGCCGCGCCAGCGGCAACCCCCTGCACATCACCCAGATCCTGGGCTACCTCCAGGAGAGCGGCAAACTGCAATGGGAGAGCGGCGAGTGGAAGTTGGCCCCCGGCGTCGACATCCAGCACGAGCTCCCCGAAGAGCTCGCCGAGCTGATGCGCTACCGCCTCAACCGCCTGGCCACACGCAGCGAAGACGCCGAGGCCACCCGCGCCATCCTCGACCGCGCCGCCATCCTCGGCGCCGGCTTCGACTACGCCCTGCTGCGCGCCTTCCTCGGCGCCGAAGACAACGCCCCCTGGCTGGGCCGCCTCGACGACGTCCTCGAAGCGCTGGTCGAAAAGGGATTTCTGCGCGAAGTCGGCAAAGGCGGCCGCGACGTCCTCGAATTCGCTCACGTGGTCATGCGCGACGTGCTCCTCAAAGAGATGGAAGGCCGCCGCAGCCTGCGTCACCTCCACCGCCTGGCCGCCGCCGCCAAAAAGACCTACTACGGAAAGCGCGCCCGCGAGCGCGCCATGGAACTCGTCGACCACTACCGCCACGCTCGCGAGCCCTCCGGCGTCTACGCCTTCACCGTCAAGGCCGCCCGCGCCGCCGCCGAAGGCGCTGACCTCAAACGCGCCATGGCCCTTTACCGCGACGCCAAACAGCTCGCCGACACCGACCAGATCTCCATCGAGAGCCCGCTGATCCAGGACGTCTCCGGGGTCTTAAGCTCCGAAGAAGTCGCCCTGGAGGTCGCCCACCTGGAACGCCGCGTCGGCGAGTACGACTCCGCCCGCGAGCACTACCGACGCCTGCTCGGCGACCAGAGCCCCGCCGTCGCCCTCTGGGCCCGCTGGGGTTTGGGCGAGCTCGGCCGCCTGCAAGGCGACCTCGACGAGGCCCGCACCTGGTTTGAAGCCGCGCGCCGCGAAGTCAAAGACATCTGGCAGACCCTTCGCACCCGCGACATCCGCCAGACCCTCCAGATCGTCGACACCTACGCCCTCTTCGGCCTGGGCCGCCTGGCCCACGCCCAGGGACTTCTGCCCGAAGCCCAGCGTCTTCTCGAAGACGGCCTGGAGCGCGCCCAGAAGATCCAGCACCGCGTGCTCGAAGCCTCCATGCTCCGCCTGCTCACCGACGTCTTCTGGCGCCAGGGCAACGCGCGCCGCGCCGAGGTCTTCTTCCGCCGCGCAGCCATCCTCGAAGAGAGCCTGGGCGACGTCGAAGCCATCTCCTTCGGTCAGCGCCTGGCGGCCGACTTCTTGCGCGAGGTCGGCCAACCCAAAAAAGCCCTCGACCTGGCCACCCGCGCCCTGGAGCAGGCCGAGAGCCTCGGCCAACGCCACGACGCCGCCTACTGCCAGCTCACGCTTGGCAAACTCGCTTACTCCCGCGCCGACTTCAAAGCCGCCGCCAAACACCTGCGCCACGCCCACACCACCTTCGAGGCCATGCGCGACCGCCACGGCATCGCCCACTGCAACCGCGCCCTCGCCATGCTCGCGTTTGCCGTCGACCGCCACCGCGAAACCCACACCCTGATCAGCGAAGCGATGGAAGGCTACCGCGCCTTAAGCGATCGCCACGGCCTGACCTGCGCCCGCCTGCTCCTTGGTCGCCTGGAGCTCGCTGTCGACAAACCCGATCGCGCGCTCAAAACACTCACCGACGCCGTTCAGCACTTTGATCGCATCGGCGAGCGTCGCCTGGTGAACTGCGCGCGCGCCTTCTACGCCCTGGCCCTCCTGCAGAACGGCGTCAACGGTGAGGCCATGCTCGTCGTCGACCAGCTCCTCAACGACGCCCCCGAGCTCGCGCTCGCCGAGGAGAGCTTCGCCGACGCTTTTGACAAAATCGCCCCCCTCATCGAAGATGAGCGCCCCGATCTGGCCGCGCGCCTGCGCGAGCTCGCCACCGAGACCTCCCAACGTCTGGGACGACCGGTCGCCGCCACGGTCTAA